The window ACATTAAAATCCTTTATGGCCGCGAAAAAAAACGGGGAGCCGTGCTGAAGGTCATCGGCGTGGGCGGCGCCGGCGGCAACGCCATCAACCGCATGATCGAGGAAGACTTGAAGGGCGTCGAGTTCATCGCCGTCAACACCGACATGCAGGTCCTGTCGACCATCCGGCCTCCGGCCCTGAAGCTGCAGATCGGCGACAAGATCACCAAGGGGCTGGG is drawn from Candidatus Aminicenantes bacterium and contains these coding sequences:
- a CDS encoding cell division protein FtsZ translates to MDDDIKILYGREKKRGAVLKVIGVGGAGGNAINRMIEEDLKGVEFIAVNTDMQVLSTIRPPALKLQIGDKITKGLG